The following are encoded together in the Kingella negevensis genome:
- a CDS encoding YhcH/YjgK/YiaL family protein, producing MIHDTISNAKRYAALHPDFAQAIELLQTLDFANLPDGQYPIDNPNIRLFIGSEPMRTREEAKPEMHTHHIDIQVPISGTEEYGWIDKGSLKNGLGYNEQRDVEFFDCAPKTWLTVDVGEFALFFPNDAHAPLVGTEKKIRKAVFKIRV from the coding sequence ATGATTCACGACACCATAAGCAACGCAAAGCGATACGCCGCCTTGCACCCCGATTTTGCTCAAGCGATTGAGCTGCTGCAAACGCTAGATTTCGCCAACCTACCAGACGGACAATACCCGATTGACAATCCCAATATCCGCCTATTCATCGGCAGCGAACCCATGCGAACACGCGAAGAAGCCAAGCCTGAAATGCACACACATCACATTGATATACAAGTACCGATTAGCGGTACGGAAGAATACGGCTGGATTGACAAAGGCAGCCTGAAAAATGGTTTGGGCTACAATGAACAGCGTGATGTGGAATTTTTTGATTGTGCGCCAAAGACTTGGCTGACAGTTGATGTGGGCGAATTTGCGCTGTTTTTCCCGAATGACGCGCATGCGCCTTTGGTTGGGACGGAGAAAAAGATTCGCAAAGCGGTATTTAAAATTCGCGTGTAA